From one Nematostella vectensis chromosome 7, jaNemVect1.1, whole genome shotgun sequence genomic stretch:
- the LOC125568296 gene encoding uncharacterized protein LOC125568296 produces the protein MFSLSQHVKAPTRKNNYLDLVFSSNPGLIQACHVTNGLSDHEGAVLFEVDTSPKYTPKAPHKIYQYHKADYDGLRSYLSTFGTDYMASFLLRFVDENWAALFEGLKDALDKFVPHKMSKGKRHLPWVSPAIKRLMRKRDRAYKKAKRLSKEKNLRSYRRIRNYTTKCIRDTHNIYLSEVLVGLAPDPSTPNPGGAKRAWSYLKLLRSESLGIPTLFQGDQISASDSSKAEALRVQYESVFTQEDLTNIPVLGDSPYQEVADLTFTTNGIHKQLKNLQPNKASSPDSVPARILIEAAGELAPLLAPLFQQSYDSGSLPAAWKDANVTAIFKKGHRADPKNCRPVSLTSLISKVMEHVVCKHVTNHLCANHIITHLQHGFQQGLSCETQLTSVIHD, from the coding sequence ATGTTTAGCCTTTCCCAACACGTAAAAGCCCCGACACGCAAAAACAACTATCTCGATCTGGTGTTTTCGTCTAACCCAGGACTTATCCAGGCGTGTCATGTTACCAACGGCTTGAGCGACCACGAGGGGGCTGTTCTATTCGAGGTTGATACTTCACCAAAGTATACCCCAAAGGCGCCCCACAAAATCTACCAGTACCATAAAGCTGACTACGATGGCCTGAGGTCCTACTTGTCTACCTTCGGAACCGATTACATGGCATCATTCCTGCTAAGATTTGTCGATGAGAATTGGGCTGCACTTTTTGAAGGCTTGAAAGATGCTCTGGACAAGTTCGTCCCACACAAGATGTCGAAGGGGAAACGCCACCTTCCCTGGGTGAGCCCAGCCATCAAGCGGCTTATGCGTAAACGAGATAGAGCTTACAAAAAAGCCAAACGCCTTTCGAAGGAAAAAAATCTCCGCTCGTACAGACGTATACGGAACTATACAACCAAATGCATCAGAGACACGCATAATATATACTTGAGCGAGGTCCTGGTTGGGCTTGCGCCGGACCCTAGTACACCTAATCCTGGCGGAGCAAAAAGGGCGTGGTCGTACCTTAAGCTGCTGCGCTCCGAGTCCTTGGGTATCCCGACCCTCTTTCAAGGTGACCAGATCAGCGCGTCAGATTCATCCAAAGCGGAGGCATTGCGCGTCCAATACGAGAGCGTCTTCACGCAAGAAGATCTTACCAACATTCCTGTTCTTGGTGACTCCCCCTACCAAGAGGTCGCTGACCTGACATTTACAACTAATGGCATCCATAAGCAGCTAAAGAACCTCCAGCCCAACAAGGCCTCAAGTCCCGACTCTGTGCCAGCACGTATCCTGATAGAAGCCGCTGGCGAACTTGCCCCGTTGCTAGCTCCACTATTTCAACAGTCTTATGACTCGGGCTCCCTACCTGCCGCCTGGAAGGACGCCAACGTTACAGCCATCTTCAAGAAAGGCCACAGAGCGGACCCCAAGAATTGTCGCCCAGTATCTTTAACATCTTTGATCTCTAAAGTCATGGAACACGTAGTCTGCAAGCATGTTACAAACCATCTTTGCGCGAATCACATAATAACGCATCTCCAACACGGATTTCAGCAAGGTCTTTCATGTGAGACTCAACTTACTTCAGTGATCCACGACTGA
- the LOC5520752 gene encoding calcium homeostasis modulator protein 6 gives MSVLFGNFVTAAQSYAEKAGFHIKGGLISLIVYCGNTFMQRIVFSCPATNYALYGNLFLYAPAVVLFCLSLLVSESFWHLTTSCCHKKSKQRVFIFGESQKYIFFAMLPPIMWLLLSFADARYYICANVGPATEQQSMAASAESQVIAWTLLLVCTTIITLVFTIHRFFAKINSKILGRKDFEKLEAAEAVRLFNERIKPLAEQEAKVVVDGLF, from the exons ATGTCTGTTCTGTTTGGTAATTTTGTGACCGCCGCTCAATCCTACGCTGAAAAGGCCGGATTCCACATCAAGGGTGGCCTAATCTCTTTGATTGTTTATTGCGGTAACACCTTCATGCAGCGTATCGTGTTTTCGTGCCCGGCCACGAACTACGCCCTTTATGGCAACCTGTTTCTGTACGCGCCGGCTGTTGTCTTATTCTGCTTGTCACTGCTCGTGTCCGAGTCTTTCTGGCATCTCACTACGAGCTGCTGCCATAAGAAATCAAAACAAAGGGTTTTTATTTTCGGGGAGTCACAAAAGTACATCTTCTTTGCGATGTTGCCGCCGATTATGTGGCTTCTTCTGTCCTTTGCAGATGCGAGGTATTACATCTGTGCCAATGTAG GTCCCGCCACAGAGCAGCAAAGCATGGCGGCTAGTGCGGAGTCCCAGGTCATCGCGTGGACTCTCCTTCTCGTTTGCACGACCATCATCACACTCGTCTTTACCATCCATCGCTTCTTCGCCAAAATCAACTCGAAAATACTTGGGCGTAAGGACTTTGAAAAGCTTGAGGCGGCTGAGGCAGTGAGGCTGTTTAATGAACGGATCAAGCCGTTGGCCGAGCAGGAAGCAAAGGTTGTGGTTGATGGGTTGTTTTAA